A region of the Chryseobacterium cucumeris genome:
TTCATTGGTCTGTGGCTGGTAAAAAACAAGCAGCACTTAAAAGTCGTTTAACACTTATAAAAACATAAAAAAGGCTGTTTTCAATGAAGACAGCCTTTTTCTTTTTATTGGAATCAATGAAATAGATTATTCTTTAATCCACTTAATTGTTCTCTCCAGATTCTTAGATTTAACTTTAATCAGATAATCTCCCTGGACAAGGTGTGACAAGTCAAAAGTACCTGTTTTATCATGATTCAATTTGTTAGCAGCCTGCGTGAACACTAATTTTCCGCTTACATCGTATACAGTAATATCATATACTTCATTTGAATTGGTAAATTTCACATTCAGTAATCCTTTACTTGGATTAGGATATACGACAAATACGTCTTTATTGGCAGCAGTCTCGTTCACACCTAATGTCTGGGTAATGGTGAAGTTGACAGGGTTAATGTTGTAGAATACGTTCGTTTCTGCAGCCACCATAATTCTTGCCTGTGTTGTATTTACGTTAGGAATAGTAACAGCTTCAGAACCATCATTCGGAGTAGAAGCCAGGATCAGTGTAGGATAGGTAAGACCGCCGTCTGTTGAAAGATAAATATTCACAGTAGCAGCATTCACAGGAAATGCCGTTGTATTGGCGACATCCCATGTTACCGTCTGAGTGGAATTACCAGCCCAGCTTACCGCTGTAGCAGGTGCAGTTACATTGAAAGGTCCGGAATTTCCATCAACGGTAATAACAGCATCATCATTGGCTACCCCGGCGCAACCCGCATTATTATCTCTTACGGTCAGTCTGAACTCCATCGTTCTTGCATAAGATGGTCTAACTTCTCCTTTGGAAATCGTACCATTGATTACATCTGTAAGTTTTGGGAAATATCTGTAAGGAACGGTTACAGGTACATATGATCTGAACAGAGGTGCATTTCCGGTAGGAGCATTCCAGTCGCCTGCCGGGCCTACATCATTCTGCTCCCAGCTGTACGTAAGCGGATTATTATCAATATCTGTCGCAGAACCTTCCAATCTGAATGGTGTACTCTTCGGGATGGTATAATCACCTCCAGCGTTTACTGTTGGAGCAAAATTATTAACAGGAAGCGTAACCTGACATGTTGTTGACTGAACTTTTGTTGTGATAGACTGATATGATTTGGTATGGAAAGTCGGAATACTGTTAGGAGCCAGGTTATTGGTACTTCCACAAATTCCGGCGTAAGCCATTATGGTAATTCCGCTTCCAGGTTCTACGGCATTAGATGCACTACGGTTACCATTACAACTCCCTGTAATGGCATTAAATGTATGCGGACCACCAAACTGATGCCCTACTTCATGGGCTACATAATCAATATCATAAGGATCTCCAACAGGATTAGGTGAACCGGTAATCCCTCTACCTTTATTGGTTGCATTACAGATTACTCCCAATCCGGCTAATCCTCCGCCACCCGTACTGAAGGTGTGTCCGATATCATAATTTGCATTTCCTATCAATAAATCAATCTGAGTCTGGCTCTCATTAATTAACGTGCTGGCATTGTTATTTCCGTTAAACGGATCTGTAGCGGCATTTGTAAAGACCACATTGGCTTCATTAT
Encoded here:
- a CDS encoding reprolysin-like metallopeptidase; translated protein: MKIKQLFYLGIFIISVSSGKAQDFFTVISERSIKADPKNRTVQPEKALTYTLDVAGMKSYFNSVPELKDSDRKDNAPIIVLPMPDGTKAKFRIWKSSVMAPGLASQFPQIVTFTGQGIDDKYATIKLDFTELGFHAQIKSIVAGDSYIDPYAKQDISNYIIYKKSDLIDKNPRSCGVKDEDDSPLGKKNAQKTVAPSVGNQIRVFRLAVACTGEYAVAATGTATPTVAQTLSAIVTSVNRVNGVYEQEVASRLVLVDNEANVVFTNAATDPFNGNNNASTLINESQTQIDLLIGNANYDIGHTFSTGGGGLAGLGVICNATNKGRGITGSPNPVGDPYDIDYVAHEVGHQFGGPHTFNAITGSCNGNRSASNAVEPGSGITIMAYAGICGSTNNLAPNSIPTFHTKSYQSITTKVQSTTCQVTLPVNNFAPTVNAGGDYTIPKSTPFRLEGSATDIDNNPLTYSWEQNDVGPAGDWNAPTGNAPLFRSYVPVTVPYRYFPKLTDVINGTISKGEVRPSYARTMEFRLTVRDNNAGCAGVANDDAVITVDGNSGPFNVTAPATAVSWAGNSTQTVTWDVANTTAFPVNAATVNIYLSTDGGLTYPTLILASTPNDGSEAVTIPNVNTTQARIMVAAETNVFYNINPVNFTITQTLGVNETAANKDVFVVYPNPSKGLLNVKFTNSNEVYDITVYDVSGKLVFTQAANKLNHDKTGTFDLSHLVQGDYLIKVKSKNLERTIKWIKE